One window of the Endomicrobium proavitum genome contains the following:
- the pstC gene encoding phosphate ABC transporter permease subunit PstC has protein sequence MNSFKEKFIKAIFCVIGFSSLLFLLAIVVSLFKGSCLSLTDINQLTFLFSSDWAPYYDPAEYGILSLIISSVFVSLVAGLICVPLGLGTALYLYELAGSKQRKILKPVIEILSGIPSIVFGFFGLAVLAPFMRSALRLPSGLCVLTAAIILGVMTIPVITSIAEDALSFVPKSFREASYALGGNRWQTLIKVIVPAAASGISTSVILAISRIMGETMIVLMIAGGATAIPTSLFSPARPMTSTIAAEMGEAAYGSLHFSALFEIGLILFFITLILNYIAEKISKKYRLKLGHGR, from the coding sequence ATGAACAGTTTTAAAGAAAAATTTATTAAAGCAATATTTTGCGTTATAGGGTTTTCGTCGCTGCTGTTTTTGTTGGCGATAGTCGTCAGTCTTTTTAAGGGCAGCTGCCTATCTCTTACGGATATTAACCAGCTGACTTTTTTGTTTAGCAGCGATTGGGCGCCTTATTACGATCCGGCGGAATACGGAATATTGTCTCTTATTATAAGTTCTGTTTTTGTCAGTCTTGTTGCCGGCTTGATATGTGTTCCGCTCGGTCTTGGAACCGCGCTGTATTTATACGAGCTTGCCGGCAGCAAGCAACGTAAAATACTAAAACCGGTAATTGAAATTTTGTCGGGCATTCCGTCAATAGTTTTCGGTTTTTTCGGTTTGGCGGTTTTGGCGCCGTTTATGCGCAGCGCGTTGCGCCTGCCAAGCGGTTTGTGCGTTTTAACCGCTGCAATAATTTTAGGCGTTATGACAATACCGGTAATAACAAGCATTGCCGAAGACGCGTTGAGTTTTGTGCCCAAAAGTTTTAGAGAAGCCTCTTACGCTTTAGGCGGCAACAGATGGCAAACGCTTATTAAAGTAATTGTTCCCGCGGCGGCAAGCGGCATAAGCACGTCCGTTATTTTGGCAATAAGCAGAATTATGGGCGAAACCATGATAGTTTTAATGATTGCCGGCGGCGCTACGGCTATTCCTACGTCGCTGTTTTCTCCGGCGCGCCCGATGACTTCAACAATAGCCGCCGAAATGGGCGAAGCTGCATACGGCAGTTTGCATTTTAGCGCGCTGTTTGAAATAGGACTTATATTATTTTTTATAACGCTTATATTAAATTATATAGCCGAGAAAATCAGCAAAAAATACAGACTTAAACTTGGACACGGCAGATGA
- a CDS encoding phosphate ABC transporter substrate-binding protein — protein sequence MKHKISKLFLSLVLSAACAASVFAKDSVILEGSTTVLPLAQKTAELFMDNNPSIDISVRGGGSGVGINSLLSGRCNAANASRSIKESEIVKGAQKNIRPKAYVVAMDAIALIVNNKNSVKALSKQQVKDIFTGKIKNWKELGGADVKIVVVSRDSASGTFEAFNELALGNAKVSKDALMQASNQGVANIIATTEGAIGYVGLGYLGDKVKTVSVAGVVPSVETVLNNTYAYSRPLFMYTNGPAKGAVKQYIDFVVSKDGQKAAAELGFVPLK from the coding sequence ATGAAACATAAAATTTCAAAATTGTTTTTATCGTTAGTATTAAGCGCAGCGTGCGCGGCAAGCGTTTTTGCAAAAGATTCGGTTATTCTTGAAGGTTCAACCACGGTTCTTCCGTTAGCGCAGAAAACTGCAGAACTTTTTATGGATAACAATCCGTCCATAGATATAAGCGTCCGAGGCGGCGGATCGGGAGTAGGCATTAACTCTCTTCTTTCCGGACGCTGCAATGCGGCTAACGCTTCGCGTTCAATAAAAGAAAGCGAAATTGTTAAAGGCGCGCAAAAAAATATTCGTCCTAAAGCTTACGTAGTTGCCATGGACGCAATAGCTTTAATAGTAAACAACAAAAATTCGGTAAAAGCTTTAAGCAAGCAGCAGGTAAAAGATATCTTTACCGGCAAAATAAAAAATTGGAAAGAGCTCGGCGGCGCGGACGTAAAAATAGTAGTAGTATCGCGCGACAGCGCCAGCGGAACGTTTGAAGCGTTTAACGAACTTGCGCTGGGCAACGCAAAAGTAAGCAAAGACGCTCTTATGCAGGCTTCAAATCAGGGCGTTGCAAATATAATAGCTACAACAGAAGGCGCAATAGGTTATGTAGGCTTGGGATATCTCGGCGATAAAGTAAAAACCGTTTCAGTTGCCGGAGTAGTTCCTTCGGTAGAAACTGTTTTAAACAATACGTACGCTTATTCAAGACCTTTGTTTATGTACACAAACGGCCCTGCGAAAGGCGCGGTAAAACAGTATATAGATTTCGTGGTAAGCAAAGACGGACAAAAAGCGGCGGCAGAACTTGGCTTTGTTCCGTTAAAGTAG
- a CDS encoding putative porin — protein MKKVFLLAAACVIAFTQAVNASEIDGLVNKLVEKGIISAGEGRQIITETNEDVKSLTAAGSQAGVPQWVQNLKFSGDVRLRHQMDWTATGTRNRERIRLRFAVETRVIENMKAAFGLATGSTANGEDLNPTSANFTVRAFNKAPIFVDHAYLSYNIDGVGQINVGKIKSGLVTWNLRQLIWKSDVNPDGASFNTEGNIGSGFGYFGNIAWLTLNGDVRFGADMPDVYIAQPGVTYKNGNVSVKAAVGYQQFNTRGRIGYPSNNAATAFANISNETGKYLGSSTTYTNETNFQLLNPSIEIKVKEVVGKYGFSLFCEYSKNLNDSVYKGANEAGLYGFGLGDDKVANFGDWTLSVASRFIKATAIPFGLGNTDVYEGQPDVKGYEASFAFGLTKNTSLGINYFNYRRITGANREQSLAQAELNYKF, from the coding sequence ATGAAGAAAGTGTTTTTACTTGCGGCGGCGTGCGTTATAGCGTTTACCCAAGCTGTTAACGCGTCTGAAATTGACGGGCTTGTAAACAAGCTTGTAGAAAAAGGCATTATCTCGGCGGGAGAAGGTCGGCAGATTATAACTGAAACAAACGAAGACGTAAAAAGTTTAACCGCGGCAGGCAGTCAGGCGGGAGTTCCTCAATGGGTGCAAAATCTGAAATTTAGCGGCGACGTAAGACTTAGACATCAAATGGACTGGACTGCAACGGGCACAAGAAACAGAGAAAGAATAAGATTGCGTTTCGCAGTTGAAACAAGAGTTATAGAAAACATGAAAGCCGCGTTCGGTCTTGCTACGGGAAGCACGGCTAACGGGGAAGATTTAAACCCTACGTCCGCAAACTTTACCGTTAGAGCTTTTAACAAAGCCCCTATTTTTGTTGACCACGCTTATTTGTCATATAACATAGACGGAGTCGGACAAATAAACGTCGGTAAAATTAAATCCGGTTTGGTAACATGGAACTTGAGACAGCTTATCTGGAAAAGCGACGTAAATCCGGACGGGGCGTCGTTTAATACCGAAGGCAACATAGGTTCAGGTTTCGGTTATTTCGGAAATATAGCATGGCTTACTCTTAACGGAGACGTAAGATTCGGCGCAGATATGCCGGACGTTTATATTGCGCAGCCCGGCGTAACTTATAAAAACGGAAACGTAAGCGTAAAAGCGGCCGTAGGTTACCAGCAGTTTAATACAAGAGGCAGAATAGGTTATCCAAGCAATAACGCCGCAACTGCGTTTGCAAACATTTCAAATGAAACCGGAAAGTATTTGGGAAGCTCTACAACTTATACGAACGAAACAAACTTCCAATTGCTTAACCCTTCTATAGAAATAAAAGTTAAAGAAGTTGTAGGCAAATACGGTTTTTCTTTATTTTGCGAATATTCCAAAAACTTAAACGACAGCGTGTATAAAGGCGCCAACGAAGCCGGATTATACGGCTTTGGTTTAGGGGACGATAAAGTTGCAAATTTCGGCGATTGGACGCTTTCCGTAGCAAGCAGATTTATTAAAGCTACCGCAATTCCTTTCGGTCTTGGCAACACGGACGTTTACGAAGGACAGCCCGACGTAAAAGGTTATGAAGCAAGTTTCGCTTTCGGTTTAACAAAAAATACGTCGCTTGGAATAAATTATTTTAACTACCGCAGAATTACCGGAGCAAACAGAGAGCAAAGCCTTGCGCAGGCGGAATTGAATTACAAATTCTAA
- a CDS encoding ATP-binding protein has protein sequence MKINSLSKKLFFSYLLKALFIGVLFVVAANYNVKANNMRIFTNMLTTDGKIISSDIAELFNGGKYKEIDDYVKRNVKGTSIRITVINASGNVIADSLKNPKDMENHLNREEVSSAFNGKDSVSVRRSVTLNEDLLYVAMPLYNKNNEVAVLRMSMPLKNISVFSYEFISRNYLMLVIIIAFSLIVSFFLSRTVGKNTMKLKNAFEELSKGNFNIRSDIKSGDELEELSNTFNIMSEQMYETFKQTDNARDELDKIISSVSDAIMVIDGAGKIILANKSFLEQFWQAAFKDVYYWQLFDGKIFDSHIKNYERPSTFLFDRKNKYYSCTIARIKSESGFVIVFHDITDMKNIESFKKDLVGNVSHELKTPLASIKLYLELSEEENNIETLKRHLAVISKNTQRLSDIVNDLMTLSATENKRALTLEKFRLKDLFAQMQVLFQEKAAAKNIKLSFECAQNVTLTADKFRLSQVLSNVIDNALRYTEKGSVSVWASLENNIAVFKIKDTGIGMAKEHLDKIFERFYVIDKSRSRKTGGTGLGLSIVKHIVDLHGGVVKVESSLNEGTVFTIQIPQLPSK, from the coding sequence TTGAAGATTAACAGCCTGTCCAAAAAATTATTTTTTTCATATTTATTAAAAGCTCTTTTTATAGGAGTATTATTTGTTGTTGCCGCTAATTACAATGTAAAAGCAAACAATATGCGTATTTTTACAAATATGCTTACAACCGACGGCAAAATAATATCTTCCGATATTGCCGAACTTTTTAACGGCGGCAAATACAAAGAAATTGACGATTATGTAAAGAGAAACGTCAAAGGGACAAGCATCCGCATAACCGTAATAAACGCTTCCGGCAACGTTATAGCCGACTCTTTAAAAAACCCGAAAGATATGGAAAACCATTTAAACAGAGAGGAAGTGTCCTCGGCTTTTAACGGCAAAGATTCCGTTTCCGTAAGAAGAAGCGTTACTTTAAATGAAGATTTGTTATATGTGGCTATGCCGCTTTACAATAAAAATAACGAAGTAGCCGTTTTAAGAATGAGCATGCCGCTGAAAAATATTTCCGTTTTTTCATATGAATTTATTTCCAGAAACTATTTAATGCTTGTTATAATAATTGCGTTTTCGCTTATTGTGTCGTTTTTTCTTTCAAGAACGGTAGGTAAAAACACCATGAAGCTTAAAAATGCGTTTGAAGAGCTATCAAAAGGAAATTTTAATATACGTTCCGACATTAAATCCGGAGACGAGCTTGAAGAGCTTTCAAACACTTTTAATATTATGTCCGAGCAGATGTATGAAACTTTCAAACAAACCGATAACGCAAGAGACGAGCTGGATAAAATAATAAGTTCCGTGTCCGACGCCATTATGGTTATAGACGGCGCCGGAAAAATAATTCTTGCAAATAAGTCTTTTTTGGAGCAGTTTTGGCAAGCCGCTTTTAAAGACGTTTACTATTGGCAGCTTTTTGACGGAAAAATTTTTGACAGTCATATAAAAAATTATGAGCGCCCGTCAACGTTTTTGTTTGACCGCAAAAATAAATATTACTCTTGCACAATAGCCCGCATAAAAAGCGAAAGCGGTTTTGTAATAGTTTTTCACGATATTACGGATATGAAAAACATAGAAAGTTTTAAAAAAGATTTGGTAGGCAACGTTTCCCACGAACTTAAAACTCCGCTTGCGTCCATTAAATTGTATCTTGAACTTTCCGAAGAAGAAAATAATATTGAAACGTTAAAACGGCATCTTGCCGTAATAAGCAAAAACACGCAGCGTCTTTCCGACATAGTAAACGACCTTATGACTTTATCCGCAACGGAAAATAAACGCGCGCTAACTCTTGAAAAATTCCGGTTAAAAGATTTGTTTGCCCAAATGCAGGTTTTATTTCAGGAGAAAGCCGCGGCTAAAAATATAAAACTTTCTTTTGAATGCGCGCAGAATGTAACTTTAACGGCCGATAAATTCAGACTTAGTCAGGTTTTGTCTAACGTTATAGACAATGCGTTAAGATATACCGAGAAAGGAAGCGTAAGCGTTTGGGCGTCGCTTGAAAATAACATAGCCGTTTTTAAAATAAAAGATACCGGCATAGGAATGGCAAAAGAACATTTGGATAAAATTTTTGAACGTTTCTACGTAATAGATAAATCACGTTCGCGCAAAACGGGCGGCACGGGGCTTGGGCTTTCCATAGTAAAACATATAGTAGATCTCCACGGCGGCGTCGTAAAAGTAGAAAGCAGTTTAAACGAAGGAACAGTTTTTACAATTCAAATCCCTCAACTTCCCTCAAAATAA
- a CDS encoding response regulator transcription factor, producing the protein MPKLIVAVDDEEDILKALSITLIKEGYNFKGFTSFSKLPDFLKKNTPDLFILDIMIPGVNGLDIYKELRKNARFEYTPIMFLSAKSDEVDKVVGLELGADDYITKPFSLKELSSRIKGIFRRIGNVDQKNDKTVVKGIKINKEGLEVFVDNKKTELTFAEFKILELLLNNKNKVFSRDEILDHLWGDNKLVTDRTVDFHIKNLREKIGKYGDKIKNARGVGYKFED; encoded by the coding sequence ATGCCAAAACTGATAGTTGCCGTTGACGATGAAGAAGATATATTAAAAGCGTTGTCCATAACTCTTATAAAAGAAGGATATAATTTTAAAGGGTTTACGTCTTTTTCAAAGCTGCCGGATTTTCTCAAAAAAAATACGCCTGATCTTTTTATACTTGATATTATGATACCCGGCGTAAACGGACTTGATATATATAAAGAACTGCGCAAAAATGCGCGCTTTGAATATACGCCAATAATGTTTTTAAGCGCAAAATCCGACGAAGTTGATAAAGTCGTAGGCCTTGAGCTGGGCGCGGACGATTACATTACAAAACCGTTTTCTCTTAAAGAATTGTCTTCAAGAATTAAAGGCATTTTCAGGCGTATTGGAAATGTTGATCAGAAAAATGATAAAACAGTCGTAAAAGGCATAAAGATTAACAAAGAAGGTCTTGAAGTTTTTGTTGACAATAAAAAAACGGAGCTTACTTTCGCAGAATTTAAAATACTTGAGCTGCTGCTTAACAATAAAAATAAAGTTTTTTCCAGAGATGAAATTTTAGACCATCTTTGGGGAGACAATAAACTTGTTACAGACAGAACAGTAGATTTTCATATAAAAAATCTCAGAGAAAAAATAGGCAAATACGGCGACAAAATTAAAAACGCCAGAGGCGTAGGATATAAATTTGAAGATTAA